A stretch of DNA from Aerosakkonema funiforme FACHB-1375:
ACGAGTTGGGATTGCGATCGCTCCCAGTCTGTTTGCATTTGTACGAGTTGGGATTGCGATCGATCCCAGTCTGTTTGTATTTGTACGAGTTGGGATTGCGATCGCTGTGCTTGCTCTTGTGTTTGCTCCCAAGCAGTTTGGACGCGCTGCACTTGTTCCTGCGCTTGCTCCCAAGCGGTGTGAATTAGCTGGGTTTGCTGCTGTGTCTGCTCCCAGGTATTTTGGATTTGGTGCAACTGCTGCTGCGATCGCTCCCATTCGCTGTGAGTTAGCTGTGCTTGCTCTTGTGTTTGTTCCCAAGCAGTTTGGATGCTTTGCACTTGTTGCTGCGATCGCTCCCAAGCAGTTTGGATGCTTTGCACTTGCTGTTGCGCTTGTTCCCACTCGCTGTGAGTTAGCTGCACTTGCTGTTGCGATCGCTCCCAAGCAGTTTGGATGCTTTGCACTTGCTGTTGCGCTTGTTCCCACTCGCTGTGAGTTAGCTGCAATTGTTGCTGCGATCGCTCCCAAGCAGTTTGGATGCTTTGCGTTTGCTCTTGCGATTTTTGCTGGGATTCTTCCCAAGCAGCGTGTGTTTGGCGCAATTCCTCCTGGGATTTTTCCCAGGTGCTGCGGATGCGATCGACTTCTGACTGCGCTTGTTGCCACAAGGCGTGAGTCAGGGATACTTGTTCTTGGGATTCTTTCCAAGCACTGCGGATGCGATCGACTTCCGACTGCGTTTCCTCCCAAGCTGATTGGATGCGCCGCAGTTCTGATTGCGTTTTCTCGCTAGCGGCGTGAGCTATTTGCACTTCCGATTGTGCTTGCTCCCAAGCACCTTGGATGCGAAGTATGTCCCACTGCGCTTCCTCCCAAGCTGATTGAATGCGCTGTAACTGTTCTTGCGATTCTTCCCAAGCTGATTGGATGCGCCCTAGATGTGACTGAGATTCTTCTAATGCTGCCTGAGTTTTTGCTAATTCCATTTCCAGTCCTTCATAACGGATCTGCTCTTTTAGTAATGCAGAATCTTTTTCTGCCAAAATGTTAGCAAAGTTAGTTTTATATATTTCTAAGTGCTTCGCGCATATATAACGTACCAATCTCTCATGATTTTCCGGTATTCTGCACAAACTCACCATCGAATCTGCTCTGACCCGATAATCAAATAATACTTCTGGAATATGATAAAATTTCCATCCTTTCTCTGCTGCCGATAGCCAAAAGTCCCAATCTTCATACCCCAGTTTATCTGGTATTTTGGTGTCGTATCCGCCGCAATCTTCCCAAACTTGCTTCCGGTACACAGCACAGGCATCGATATAGTTTCTTCCTGCCAGTTTGTTGATATCGAATTCGCCTACTTCCCAAATACCCTTTCTCTCTCCAAAAAATTCTGCATCTCCGTAAACTACTCCTACTTCCGGATATTTATCTAATATTTCCATTGACTTTGTGATATATTCCGGCCTAATTTTATTATCGGAATCCAACGGCAGTATGTAACGTCCTCTAGCTTTTTTTACGCCTGTATTTCTAGCTTCTGCTAAACCCAAATTTCTCTCATGTTCGATGATACAATAACCGTTTTCTTTTAAATAATCCAAAACTTTTAATGTTACTTTTTCGGTCGAACAATCGTTTATTACTAAAATTTCGTAGACGCGATCTTGGCAGCTTTCTACGCTGGAAATCGCCTCTAAGATAAACTCGCCTTGATTGTAACAAGGAATTACAACCGTTACAGCTATCTCATTTTCTGAATCATTTAACAATCTCATTTGATTTGCTACAGTTTCATTTAACTGTGCTGAATTTGACTCCAAATATTCTGAACTTGTTCCCCGCTCTGGAGAACTTACAGATGCCAAAACAATGCTAGATTCAGAATTATTTTCCCAATCGATCGCTGACAGGGAGAATTCGCTGGGTAGATCGGCAAGTCGGTCTAATTCCTGCAACATAGAAAAGTATTGCGGTGACTTTTTATATAAATATTTTACGGCAAAGGAATCCCATTTTAAGCTTTTAAATATTTGTCGATCGTATATTAATTTAAATTCGCGATCGCTCGCCTTATCCTTTATTTCTATAGCCAGTTTATTTCGCATTAATTCAATTAACATTTCTGGCTGTTTCTGCCAAGCATTTACGTTAAATAAAACAATCCGATCCGAATGACTTTTATAAAAATCAATCAGTTTGCGATTATAATACTCCCAAATTTTCAAAGCGTAGTCACGATGTTTGGTAAAAACCGTTTCCTTCAGACGGCTAATTGAATCCTCTACATCCCACGGGTAGCGATAAACAAATAAATATTTGGCTTCCGGAAGCAAATCGTCCCAGAAATCGAGCATTAAACTTGTACGCGGGTCTTTCCAACCCCAAATAGGAAAGTTGTGCTGACGGCTGTTAATTAATTCTTTTGCTGTTTCTATATAATTTGCAAAATTGTTACTGTCCAAACTTTCATTTTCTGTCCAGCCCCAATCATGCCATCCCGATTCTTCAGGAGGACAACTATCTTGCAAAACCGAGCGCTGAAATTCTAGAAAGTCAACGTCTTCAAAGTAGCCTTTGCGATTATGCTCATCTGCCTCAAAAGTGTTGTTGCCTAAATTTACTCCTATTTGCTGTACAAACGCAGCCGTCAGAGATGTGCCAGAGCGGTGCATTCCCGTTATTATCAGTGTTTGCGGTAGTTTCAGTGCGTTGATATTGCTACTTCTAACTCTTGGTTTTCTGGCCATCTTTCCGGTGGTATATTATTCGCTATCGACGACGACAGTATTGTTTCTTTTTTTCCTTTTATTGCCAAAAATGTGTTTCGATCGGCTTCTTTTCTTTGGCGCATTACTTCATACTTTATCACTGCTGGGTTATGGCACTCATGTACGGATGTGAAACCCACCTCCGACAATAAATTATACAAGGAAGGGCGCGTAAACCAAAAACTGGTT
This window harbors:
- a CDS encoding glycosyltransferase — translated: MARKPRVRSSNINALKLPQTLIITGMHRSGTSLTAAFVQQIGVNLGNNTFEADEHNRKGYFEDVDFLEFQRSVLQDSCPPEESGWHDWGWTENESLDSNNFANYIETAKELINSRQHNFPIWGWKDPRTSLMLDFWDDLLPEAKYLFVYRYPWDVEDSISRLKETVFTKHRDYALKIWEYYNRKLIDFYKSHSDRIVLFNVNAWQKQPEMLIELMRNKLAIEIKDKASDREFKLIYDRQIFKSLKWDSFAVKYLYKKSPQYFSMLQELDRLADLPSEFSLSAIDWENNSESSIVLASVSSPERGTSSEYLESNSAQLNETVANQMRLLNDSENEIAVTVVIPCYNQGEFILEAISSVESCQDRVYEILVINDCSTEKVTLKVLDYLKENGYCIIEHERNLGLAEARNTGVKKARGRYILPLDSDNKIRPEYITKSMEILDKYPEVGVVYGDAEFFGERKGIWEVGEFDINKLAGRNYIDACAVYRKQVWEDCGGYDTKIPDKLGYEDWDFWLSAAEKGWKFYHIPEVLFDYRVRADSMVSLCRIPENHERLVRYICAKHLEIYKTNFANILAEKDSALLKEQIRYEGLEMELAKTQAALEESQSHLGRIQSAWEESQEQLQRIQSAWEEAQWDILRIQGAWEQAQSEVQIAHAASEKTQSELRRIQSAWEETQSEVDRIRSAWKESQEQVSLTHALWQQAQSEVDRIRSTWEKSQEELRQTHAAWEESQQKSQEQTQSIQTAWERSQQQLQLTHSEWEQAQQQVQSIQTAWERSQQQVQLTHSEWEQAQQQVQSIQTAWERSQQQVQSIQTAWEQTQEQAQLTHSEWERSQQQLHQIQNTWEQTQQQTQLIHTAWEQAQEQVQRVQTAWEQTQEQAQRSQSQLVQIQTDWDRSQSQLVQMQTDWERSQSQLVQMQTDWERSYNQLQIVQADLAQARSTIKEMESSKFWKLRTAWLRFKQAIGL